GCTGAGGACCGCGTCGCCGGGAGCGTAGAGGCCTGCATCGTGGAGCCGTTCCGCGGGACTCTGGGAAATGTTGGTGCTCATTTGCTGGCTCCCTTTGAGCTCTGTGTAGCTTCGACTGCTTTGCCGGAGTTTCGCTTGGCCCGGCCGATGGAACTGGAACTGGGGTCGAAAGCGTCACGGAGGCCGTCGTTCATCATGGCCAGCGAACCCGTCAGGAGGAACATGACCACCAACGGAACCCAGAACATCCACGGGAAGGAGGACACCTGGCCTGTTGCCTGGCCGATCAGGACACCCAGGCTGACGTCCGGGAGCTTGATGCCGATGCCGATGAAGGAGAAAGCTACTTCTGCCAGGACTGCTCCGGTGATGCCACGCGTGAAGTCGAGCACCAGGAGGGAGCCAATGTTGGGGACGAGGTGCCGCCACACAATCCTGCGGGAAGGGACGCCCATGTACCTGGCGGCCTTGACGTAGTCGCGCTGCATGAGGGACATGGACAAGGACCGCACCAAGCGGGCGGTGCCCATCCAGCTGAAGAACAGCAGGACGATGATCAGCAGCAGCCAACTGGGCAGGTTCTTGAGTCCGCCACCGCCGTTGGTGGCGACGGCGACAACCAGGATGGCGGGCATCATGATCAACGCTTCGAGGATGAACAGCATGGTGGCGTCCACCTTGCCCCCGAAGAACGCCATGGTGCAGCCATAGACAGCGGAGATCAGCACGGAAAGGCCACCAACGATCAATCCGATGAAGATCGAGGTCCTGGTGCCGTCCACGATCAGGGCCAGGAGGTCGATGCCTGCCTGGGTGGTGCCGAAGAAGTGCTCGGGCGACGGCCCCATTCCGATGTTGAGGGGATCGATGGTGTCCTTGTCCCACGGGGTCAGGAACCCGCCAAACAGGGAGAAGAGGAACAGCGCCAGGAAGATCACGAGGCCGGCCACGGCAGTTTTGTTCCGCATGAAACGACGGAAGATGATGCGCGACTTGCCGATCACCACGTCCTGGTCTGCAACGCGGGACTCGTCGATTTCGGCGATGGGATCAATGATGTTGCTCATTACTGGACCCTCACTCGTGGATCGACCAGTGTGGTGGCGAAGTCGGCCAGGATGGCGCCGATCGCGAAGATCACCGACCCGTAGGCCAGGGTTGCCGTGGCGACGTTAACGTCCTGGAGGCCGATCGCCTGGATGCTCCACAGCCCGATGCCGGGCCACGCGAAGATCGCTTCGGCGAAGAAACCGCCCGTGAAGATGGCCGGGATGGTGAACGCGATGCTCTGCGCTACCGGAATGAAGGACACCCGCAACGCGTGTTTGCGGATTGCTTGGTTGCGGGTGAGGCCCTTGGCGCGGGCTGTCCGCACGAAGTCGGCATTGACGTTGTCCAGCAGGTATTGCCGCTGCGCAATCTGGTATCCCGCCCAACCGAAGATGGTCATCGCGAAGGTGGGCACGGCGTAGTGGGCCACAAGGTCAACGAAAGCCGGCCAGCCTGGGTCTATTCCCGGCGTCGAAATTCCCGTCACGAAGAAGATGCGCTCCCCCACCGCCTCGTTGACGCTGATGGCACCCAGCTGCACCAGGAAGTAGGCGATCGGCGCGGGGAGAATGTGGACCAAGTAGCTGTAGGAGGTGATAACCCTGTCCGGGAACTTGTACTGCCGGGCTGCCGAGTAGACGCCCAGCGCAACACCGATGATGAGGGTCAGGATGATGGAGGCGATGAAGAGCCGGGTGGAGACCATCACGCGGTCCGCGAACTCGGCGTTGACGTACGCTCCGTTCGGGCTGCGGCCCCAATCCCAGCGTGTGATGATGCCGCCGAGCCAGTCCACGTAGCGCTGCCACGGGTTGGCATCCGGGTCCAATCCCAGTCCCCTGAACGACGCCGATACCTGTTCCGGGGTGGGCCGCGGAATCTTTTCCTGCTCGAGGAGCGCCGGCTTGAGCGTAGAGACAGCCAGGAAGTATCCCGCGCTGGTGGTCAGGAAGATCATGATCAGGTAGATTCCCGACCGCTTCAGCAGATATTTCAGCATGTCGGGCGGCTGCCCTTGATCGTGGCAAAGCTCAAAGCTGGTCCTTCCGCGGTTACCGGCGGTGGCCGGTGTCAGCTACGAATTGGCGCAGGGATGTGTACCCCAAAACCCCTTCAGTGATCACCGGCCATGTATGGCATGGGTCACATTCACAAGGAAAACTACCACAATAACTGCTTCATATTTGGCCCGTTGCGCCCCGTCTTAACCCCTGCAGCCAGATCGTTATGAGCAGACTGCGTCATAAATGGAGGTGCTATGCCACTTACCGGCCCTGCCTCACCGCAGCCGACAGGGCGCGTTCCCTTGCTGAACGTGCCCGGATGCAGCCGTCAGGCTGACGGGACGAGACGGCGGACCAGCTCACCCCAGGAATCGGTGAGCCGCTTGGGCGAGATGCCGTGAACACGCACGTCATTGACGATCCGGTCAGGGTCCAGGGCCGCAATCAAGGCCATCGCCATCACCCAGGGATCGGGAATGCCCGCCTCCCGCAGCAGCATCTCCACGTGCCGGTGCGCGAGGGCGGTGGGTGGAGCTTCGAAACGGTTCCGGGTGGAAGCACCCGCGGCCTTCCACAGGTCACCGTTCTCCAGAATGAAATAAATCCGACCCTCACCGAAGGCAACCAGGCGGTCCCGCGGCGGCGCGCCGGGGCCCAGCGGCGGCGGCCCGAACATGAAGCCGCGCTGGAATTCGGATTCGGAGTCGCTCAGCAAGGTCATCATCAGTCCGGCCCGGCTGCCGAAGCGCCGGAACACCGTCCCTTTGCCCACTTTGGCTTTGCAGGCCAGCGCATCCATGGTGAGCGCTTCAGCGCCAAACTCATCTACCAGCTCGCGTGCGGCGCTCAGCAGGCGCTCCCGGTTGCGCGCGGCGTCTCGCCGTTCGTGCGGCGATTCAGAAGGCACGTCGGGCCGGAGTGGGATGAAGCTCACATGAGTCATTCTAGACCCCGGGAATAGAAAGCGGACCGTGGTCCGTTTAGTATCGGTGAAGGCCCAAAACCTACCAAGGAGACCACAATGACCAAGAGCACCGTCCTCACCCTCGTCGGCAGCCTCCGTGCTGATTCCCACAACAAGAAGCTCGCCGAGGCCATCGCGCTGAACGCTCCGGAGAACGTTGACGTCCAGATCCACGGCTCGCTGGGCAACATCCCGTTCTACAACGAGGACATCGACGTCGACGGCCAGGTTCCGGCCGAAGCCGCCGCCCTCCGCGAGGCTGCAGCCAATGCTGACACCCTCCTCCTGGTCACCCCCGAGCACAACGGCACCGTCCCCGCATCCCTCAAGAACGCCATCGACTGGCTGTCCCGCCCGTTCGGCGCCGGCGCTCTCGCAGGCAAGCCGACCGCCGTCGTCGGAACCGCTTTTGGCCAGTACGGCGGCGTCTGGGCGCAGGACGAAGCCCGCAAGGCCGTCGGCATCGCCGGCGCCAAGGTCCTCGAAGACGTCAAGCTCGCCGTGCCGGGATCCATGGTCCGCTTCGCCGAACTGCACCCGAAGGACGACGCCGAGGTCGTGGAACAGATCAAGGGCATCTTCGAGCCGCTGACCGCCGTTCAGGATGACGAAGCAGCCGCAGCCTAGTCACTCTTCCTGGTGCCCCCGTTCCGTCCACATCTACCGGACAGGACGGGGGCACTTTGCGTTTAGCGGCACCGTTTTCCACACCGTTCCCGCCCCGCGTGACCGAGTCTTGTCCGAACCGTCACCGTACCGGCATGTTGCCCACCTGCAAGGCGGCCTAACGTTTAAGGACAGGTGAACGGACAGGAGTGTGGGGCTGTCATGCGTGCCGGGCTGGGGCTGCAGAGTACGACGGCGATCGCAGCCGCCTGCCTGTTGTTCAGTACGTGGGTGGCCGGCTGCGTGGCCGGCTGCACGGCGTCGCCTGAGGCGGTTTCGCCTTCCTCCACGCCATTCGTTTCGGCAGCAGGTTCTACCGGTCCGCAGAACCCGGACGAACCCGTCAGCAACAGCCTGGCCCCGCCAGTTTCGCCTGCCACACCGCAGCCGGATACCACCCCCAGGAACCTGCCTCCTTCTGGTGATCCCGGCCAGCCCTCAGCCCCCGGCCCGCTTCCGGGATCGGGCGGTGCTGTGTCCAGCGGGGCCGCTACGAGCGCGGCCGGAACGGGCGGCGGCGCGTCGGGCGGGGGCGGAACGGGCGCGGTCCCAGGTCCTTCGACCCCGACCGACACCAGCCAAGGCGCCAGCAGCCCGGCCGACCCGGGCACCGCCGTGGAGCCTTCCCCGGGACCATCAGCCAGCCCCTCAGCGGGCGGCGAGGCCGCGCGGGCAGCGGTAGTGCCCCCGCAGGTGGAGCCCGGCCCTGCCGTTTACTACGTGGCCATCAACGACGGCGGTTCCCGCGGTGTGCGGTTCGGCTGCAATGACAGCCTTGTCCCAGTCCGCGGTCCGGCGTCATCCGGCGATCCTTTGACCGTGGCCCTCGGCCGCTTGTTGGGCGCAGGGTTGCCCGTGGACAACGACGCCGCACTCTACGATTCCCTCGCGGCCTCCTCCCTGCACTTCGTCTCCGGTT
The Paenarthrobacter ureafaciens genome window above contains:
- a CDS encoding TetR/AcrR family transcriptional regulator, with translation MSFIPLRPDVPSESPHERRDAARNRERLLSAARELVDEFGAEALTMDALACKAKVGKGTVFRRFGSRAGLMMTLLSDSESEFQRGFMFGPPPLGPGAPPRDRLVAFGEGRIYFILENGDLWKAAGASTRNRFEAPPTALAHRHVEMLLREAGIPDPWVMAMALIAALDPDRIVNDVRVHGISPKRLTDSWGELVRRLVPSA
- a CDS encoding ABC transporter permease; its protein translation is MSNIIDPIAEIDESRVADQDVVIGKSRIIFRRFMRNKTAVAGLVIFLALFLFSLFGGFLTPWDKDTIDPLNIGMGPSPEHFFGTTQAGIDLLALIVDGTRTSIFIGLIVGGLSVLISAVYGCTMAFFGGKVDATMLFILEALIMMPAILVVAVATNGGGGLKNLPSWLLLIIVLLFFSWMGTARLVRSLSMSLMQRDYVKAARYMGVPSRRIVWRHLVPNIGSLLVLDFTRGITGAVLAEVAFSFIGIGIKLPDVSLGVLIGQATGQVSSFPWMFWVPLVVMFLLTGSLAMMNDGLRDAFDPSSSSIGRAKRNSGKAVEATQSSKGASK
- a CDS encoding ABC transporter permease → MLKYLLKRSGIYLIMIFLTTSAGYFLAVSTLKPALLEQEKIPRPTPEQVSASFRGLGLDPDANPWQRYVDWLGGIITRWDWGRSPNGAYVNAEFADRVMVSTRLFIASIILTLIIGVALGVYSAARQYKFPDRVITSYSYLVHILPAPIAYFLVQLGAISVNEAVGERIFFVTGISTPGIDPGWPAFVDLVAHYAVPTFAMTIFGWAGYQIAQRQYLLDNVNADFVRTARAKGLTRNQAIRKHALRVSFIPVAQSIAFTIPAIFTGGFFAEAIFAWPGIGLWSIQAIGLQDVNVATATLAYGSVIFAIGAILADFATTLVDPRVRVQ
- a CDS encoding NAD(P)H-dependent oxidoreductase — protein: MTKSTVLTLVGSLRADSHNKKLAEAIALNAPENVDVQIHGSLGNIPFYNEDIDVDGQVPAEAAALREAAANADTLLLVTPEHNGTVPASLKNAIDWLSRPFGAGALAGKPTAVVGTAFGQYGGVWAQDEARKAVGIAGAKVLEDVKLAVPGSMVRFAELHPKDDAEVVEQIKGIFEPLTAVQDDEAAAA